TCGACAAGACGGGGACGCTCACCCTCGGCCGCCCCCGGCTGACCGACGTGGAGGGGATCGGGATCGGGCGCGAGGACGCCCTCCGGCTCGCCGCTTCTCTCGAGTCTTCCTCGGAGCACGCCATCGGGAGGGCGATCGCGGAGGCGCTCCCCGCCGCCCGGCGGCTGCCGGTCGACGGGTTCCGGGCGCACCCCGGGGAAGGGATCGAAGGGGAGATCAACGGCGTGCGCTATCTGCTCGGCCGCCCGGAACTCCTCGAGCGGTTCGGGGTCGCCGTCGACGGGGAGGCCTCCCGGGCGTACGCGGCGCTTTCGGCGGCGCGCCGGACGGCGGTCCTCCTCTCCGACGGCTCGAGGCCCCTCGCGGTCCTCGCCACGGAGGACGCGCTTCGGCCGGAGGCGGCCCGGGCCGTTTCCCTCCTTCGGGCCTCCGGGACCGCCGTCGCGATGGTCACGGGGGACGACCCGGGCGTCGCCGGGCGCGTCGCCGGGGAGGCGGGGATCGACGACATCCGGGCCCGCGTGACGCCGGAAGGGAAGCGCGAGGAGGTGCGCCGCGCTCGGGAACGGTTCGGTCCCGTCCTCGTCGTCGGAGACGGCGTGAACGACGCCCCCGCCCTCGCGGAGGCGGACGTCGGGGTCGCGATGGGACGCGGAACGGGGCTGGCGATCCACAGCGCCGGCGCGACGCTGATGACGGAGGACCTGCTGCGGATCCCCGCCTTCCTTGCCCTGTCCCGCGCCACGATGCGGGTGATCCGGCAGAACCTCTTCTGGGCCTTCTCCTACAACCTGGTGGCGATTCCGCTCGCGGTCGCGGGGAAGCTTCACCCGATCGCCGCCGCGGCCTTCATGGTCGGAAGTTCCCTCCTCGTGGTGGGAAACTCGCTACGCCTCCGCAAGGGAGGAAAATGATCGTGTGGACGACGCTTCTGCTGATCGCCGTGTCGCTGGCGCTCGGATTCGCCGCCTGGCTACTCTTCTTGTGGGCGGTGAAGAGCGATCAGTACGACGACGTGGAGCGTCCCAAGCACCGGATGCTCGACGACGATGATGAGGTAAGCGATACTGATGGGGAATCCCGCAGGGGAAAGGAGCGAACAGATGAAAGCCGCCGTGTGTGACGTCTTCGGGAAACCGCTCACGATCAGGGAAGTGCCGACCCCCTCCCCGGGGCCCGGGGAGCTTCT
The sequence above is a segment of the Deltaproteobacteria bacterium genome. Coding sequences within it:
- the ccoS gene encoding cbb3-type cytochrome oxidase assembly protein CcoS; translation: MIVWTTLLLIAVSLALGFAAWLLFLWAVKSDQYDDVERPKHRMLDDDDEVSDTDGESRRGKERTDESRRV